The proteins below are encoded in one region of Candidatus Moraniibacteriota bacterium:
- a CDS encoding response regulator, with amino-acid sequence MPKILFVEDDPFIAEIYKKKFASSGFDVLNVITGKSALKEALEQKFDLILLDLVIPELSGTEVLRELRHNPEYDPNMKIVVFSNLSSQEDRDECLGLGANGFISKTEFSPSEVVVEVNRFLSQFSEQAKNSARFEKQGTAEHEDAPVVEGKKILFVEDEAVFIDMFGKRLRDEGYVVTTCRDGVSGLQAALDGTFDLVISDVMMPGMDGRELVMKLKEAESENNTPIFLFSASLDDRDVQALIDSKIAEGVFLKTQITPSELTYAVNDFFKEQSEK; translated from the coding sequence ATGCCAAAGATTCTTTTCGTCGAAGATGATCCATTTATTGCTGAAATTTATAAGAAAAAATTTGCGAGCTCTGGTTTTGATGTGCTCAATGTCATAACTGGGAAATCAGCACTCAAGGAAGCTCTCGAACAGAAATTCGATTTGATATTGCTTGATCTCGTGATCCCAGAACTGAGCGGTACAGAAGTGCTTCGTGAATTACGTCACAATCCTGAATACGATCCGAATATGAAAATTGTTGTGTTCAGTAACCTGAGCTCACAAGAAGATCGTGATGAGTGTCTTGGTCTCGGTGCCAATGGATTTATCTCCAAGACAGAATTTTCTCCATCGGAAGTTGTCGTCGAAGTCAATCGCTTCCTGAGTCAATTCAGTGAACAGGCCAAGAATTCTGCTCGTTTCGAAAAACAAGGTACAGCAGAACATGAAGATGCTCCGGTAGTAGAGGGAAAAAAGATTCTCTTTGTTGAAGATGAGGCAGTGTTTATCGATATGTTTGGCAAGCGACTCCGAGATGAAGGATATGTCGTGACGACATGTCGTGACGGTGTCTCTGGACTACAGGCAGCACTTGATGGGACATTTGATCTCGTGATTTCAGATGTGATGATGCCAGGAATGGATGGTCGCGAACTCGTGATGAAGTTGAAAGAAGCAGAATCAGAAAACAATACTCCGATATTTCTGTTCTCCGCATCACTCGACGATAGAGATGTTCAGGCACTTATTGATTCCAAGATTGCCGAGGGAGTATTTCTCAAGACACAAATCACTCCTAGTGAACTCACTTATGCCGTCAATGATTTTTTCAAGGAGCAATCAGAGAAATAA
- a CDS encoding SET domain-containing protein-lysine N-methyltransferase, giving the protein MNNKDGSIDNTTLFKKCDFSDFKKVLIRIKPSERFGGIGLFAMRDLGKGMMFAKWELMNEDLFFSWDDFEKIDEESKETVLDFCAEAENGFYAPTDINYISLPWHMNHCCDGNVGFNENGDFITIKDVKKGEELFYDYGLVMSNSRYKLDCKCGSENCRKIITGDDWKNINFQKENYQYMSPEIKEMIDSIK; this is encoded by the coding sequence ATGAATAATAAAGACGGATCAATTGATAATACAACTCTTTTTAAAAAATGTGATTTCTCAGATTTCAAGAAAGTACTTATTAGAATAAAACCGTCAGAAAGATTTGGAGGAATAGGCTTGTTTGCTATGAGGGATCTTGGAAAAGGGATGATGTTCGCAAAATGGGAACTTATGAATGAAGATCTTTTCTTTTCCTGGGATGATTTTGAAAAAATTGATGAGGAATCCAAAGAAACTGTTCTGGATTTTTGTGCTGAGGCGGAAAATGGCTTCTATGCACCAACTGATATAAATTATATATCACTCCCTTGGCACATGAACCACTGTTGTGATGGAAACGTAGGATTTAATGAAAATGGTGATTTTATAACTATCAAAGACGTGAAAAAAGGAGAAGAACTTTTCTATGATTATGGTTTGGTAATGTCGAATTCGAGATATAAGCTTGATTGTAAGTGCGGATCAGAAAATTGTCGAAAGATAATTACAGGTGATGATTGGAAAAATATCAATTTTCAGAAAGAAAATTATCAGTATATGTCTCCAGAAATAAAGGAGATGATAGATTCAATAAAATAA
- a CDS encoding HAMP domain-containing sensor histidine kinase: MYNAGYEWGYQVEQGGILAMGIFLGFLSYLIVKFKAFDIKLIGAQALVLTQFALISSMFFFATVLISRVLIGVTLFGTTIAGWYLIRSVKAEIKRKEELEKISHTLMVANERLKELDAAKSEFISIASHQLRTPLTAIKGYLSLLLEGSYGPVSPQVLDILNKLYGVNNRLVHLVEDLLNVSRIEAGRIQYSFAPTQIEPILVELVDMFLSPAQEKNLTIDIHLSKHPLPLITMDPNKIKEVVSNLIDNAVKYTKVGGVTVTLQNTPEVARIIISDTGIGIHESDKKNLFQKFLRSKETTKMVVSGAGLGLYVGKSFIEAHGGKIWAESDGPDRGSRFIIELPIKNTHIQIGTSDEPTSVEKE, translated from the coding sequence TTGTACAATGCAGGTTATGAATGGGGGTATCAGGTTGAACAGGGTGGAATTCTCGCTATGGGTATTTTTCTTGGGTTTCTTAGTTATCTCATCGTTAAATTCAAGGCATTTGATATCAAACTGATCGGAGCACAAGCGTTGGTGTTAACACAATTTGCCCTTATTAGCTCAATGTTCTTTTTTGCCACGGTACTTATAAGTCGCGTCCTCATTGGAGTGACACTCTTTGGTACGACTATTGCTGGTTGGTATCTGATCCGATCAGTGAAGGCAGAAATCAAACGCAAGGAAGAGCTCGAAAAGATATCGCATACACTGATGGTGGCGAATGAACGATTGAAAGAGCTCGATGCCGCCAAATCAGAATTCATCTCTATTGCATCACACCAGCTCCGTACACCGCTCACGGCTATCAAAGGTTACCTCTCACTCTTGCTCGAGGGCTCCTATGGGCCAGTCTCTCCTCAGGTACTCGATATTCTGAACAAACTCTACGGTGTGAACAATCGTCTCGTCCATCTCGTGGAGGATCTGCTCAATGTCTCTCGTATCGAAGCAGGGCGTATCCAATACAGTTTTGCTCCGACACAGATCGAGCCTATCCTCGTTGAACTCGTCGATATGTTCCTTTCTCCAGCTCAAGAAAAGAATCTGACTATTGATATCCATCTCTCCAAGCATCCGCTCCCTCTCATCACGATGGATCCAAACAAAATCAAAGAAGTGGTGTCCAACCTCATCGACAATGCAGTGAAATACACCAAAGTAGGTGGTGTGACAGTCACACTCCAGAACACGCCTGAGGTCGCCCGTATCATCATCTCGGATACTGGTATCGGTATTCACGAAAGTGACAAGAAGAACCTCTTCCAGAAATTCCTTCGAAGCAAGGAAACAACGAAAATGGTAGTCTCTGGAGCGGGTCTCGGTCTCTACGTCGGCAAGAGTTTTATCGAAGCACACGGAGGCAAGATCTGGGCAGAATCCGATGGTCCAGATAGAGGCTCTCGCTTCATCATCGAACTCCCGATCAAAAACACTCATATTCAGATCGGTACGTCTGATGAACCTACTTCTGTCGAAAAAGAGTAA
- a CDS encoding NUDIX hydrolase, with translation MTSVFKKIFNYEDDLSVFKGIDANRIACNTIVLCGNKILLGCRRKKYAKGMWCLPGGHLNLGESLDKCFSRELYEEVGVVGSGQVPFLIVEEVSEKYIFYHFFAYLRIKRKRAGWFVNKEPKNFSCWLLFDYKDIPDEMITSHRLAADYLFSKNRVIRI, from the coding sequence ATGACCTCTGTATTTAAGAAGATATTTAACTATGAGGACGATCTCTCAGTATTCAAAGGAATAGATGCGAATAGAATTGCTTGTAATACGATAGTTTTGTGTGGTAATAAAATACTATTAGGTTGTCGGCGAAAGAAATATGCAAAAGGGATGTGGTGTTTGCCCGGTGGCCACTTAAACCTTGGGGAGAGTTTAGATAAATGTTTCTCTAGAGAACTTTACGAAGAAGTTGGTGTCGTCGGTAGTGGACAAGTTCCATTTTTGATAGTAGAAGAAGTTTCTGAAAAATATATATTTTATCACTTTTTTGCGTATTTAAGAATTAAAAGAAAACGAGCAGGTTGGTTTGTAAATAAAGAACCAAAAAATTTTTCTTGTTGGCTCCTTTTTGATTATAAAGATATTCCTGATGAAATGATTACATCTCATAGATTGGCTGCTGATTATCTTTTTTCGAAGAATCGTGTTATAAGAATATGA
- the gltX gene encoding glutamate--tRNA ligase: MNNQKNKRTILEKLFPKQLPTIEAIEKRYPPRKLKEGAMVTRIAPSPTGFMHIGGIYTALISERLAHQTDGVFYLRIEDTDKKREVEGASNLIASALKSYNINTDEGQTTSGTEIGSYGPYKQSKRTEIYQAYAKLLVEKGLAYPCFSSNEELEEIHKIQAVRGIKPGYYQQWAKWRDKSDQEILIALDGKREFVIRFKSCGNINNKIFVNDIVLGGRELPENDQDMVIIKSDGLPTYHMAHIIDDHLMRTTHVIRGNEWFSSLPLHLQLFRTMGWQAPKYGHIFPIQKIENSSKRKLSKRKDPEANVAYYTEQGYPEDAVIEYLLNLANSNFENWRKANPDKNNREFLLTQKKLSGSSGPLFDFDKLNDTSKGIIARYSAEEVYEKALSWTNKYDPELAKTMKKDADYTKKILNIERNSGTGGRKDIAKWFDVRTEIEYFFDQNFNITKDTAVHLLSNIDSATIKTVVDSFIKSYNEKDSKEEWFEKIKKISKTHDYAENMKIFKENPERYKGNITDIARIFRVLLTGKIQTPDLYSIMQTMGKDRVLSRLSLLI, translated from the coding sequence ATGAACAATCAAAAAAACAAAAGGACGATTCTTGAGAAGTTGTTTCCTAAACAACTACCAACTATAGAGGCTATTGAAAAACGATATCCACCTAGAAAACTCAAGGAGGGTGCAATGGTGACACGAATTGCCCCTAGTCCAACGGGATTCATGCATATAGGCGGTATCTACACTGCTCTAATATCTGAAAGATTGGCACATCAGACAGATGGTGTTTTTTATCTTCGTATCGAAGATACTGACAAAAAGAGGGAAGTCGAAGGTGCTTCAAATCTGATTGCTTCCGCTCTCAAAAGTTACAACATTAACACAGACGAAGGACAAACAACCTCAGGGACAGAAATCGGCTCTTACGGACCATACAAACAAAGCAAACGCACAGAAATATATCAGGCCTATGCGAAATTACTAGTAGAAAAAGGATTAGCCTACCCATGCTTTAGCTCTAACGAAGAACTTGAGGAAATACATAAAATACAGGCGGTTCGTGGCATTAAGCCTGGATACTATCAACAATGGGCGAAATGGCGCGATAAATCTGATCAAGAGATTCTAATAGCATTAGATGGAAAAAGAGAATTTGTCATTAGATTTAAATCTTGTGGCAATATTAATAATAAAATTTTCGTTAATGACATTGTATTGGGAGGCAGAGAGTTACCCGAAAATGACCAAGATATGGTAATAATAAAATCTGATGGTCTACCAACCTACCACATGGCTCATATCATTGACGATCATTTAATGAGAACTACCCATGTAATCCGTGGAAACGAATGGTTTTCTTCGCTACCATTACACTTACAATTATTTAGAACTATGGGATGGCAGGCTCCAAAATATGGACATATATTTCCAATTCAGAAAATCGAGAATTCTTCAAAAAGAAAATTAAGCAAAAGGAAAGACCCTGAAGCAAATGTTGCATATTACACCGAACAGGGATACCCTGAAGATGCCGTTATAGAATACTTATTGAATTTAGCGAATTCAAATTTCGAAAACTGGCGAAAGGCCAATCCAGATAAAAATAATCGTGAATTCCTTCTGACACAAAAAAAACTATCAGGCTCAAGCGGTCCCCTATTTGATTTTGATAAACTAAATGACACGAGCAAAGGGATTATTGCAAGGTATTCAGCTGAAGAAGTTTATGAAAAAGCTTTAAGCTGGACCAACAAATATGATCCAGAGCTTGCTAAAACAATGAAAAAAGATGCTGATTATACAAAAAAGATATTAAACATAGAAAGAAATAGTGGAACAGGTGGTAGAAAAGATATTGCTAAATGGTTTGATGTAAGAACAGAAATTGAGTATTTCTTTGATCAAAATTTTAATATTACAAAAGATACTGCAGTGCACCTTCTTTCAAATATTGATTCTGCCACCATCAAAACAGTAGTAGATTCATTCATTAAATCCTACAATGAAAAAGACTCAAAAGAAGAGTGGTTTGAAAAAATAAAAAAAATTTCCAAAACCCATGATTATGCGGAAAATATGAAGATATTTAAGGAAAATCCAGAAAGATATAAAGGAAATATCACGGATATAGCAAGGATCTTCCGAGTTTTATTAACAGGAAAAATACAGACCCCTGACTTGTATTCCATTATGCAAACGATGGGGAAAGACAGGGTTCTCTCCAGACTATCTTTATTAATATAA
- a CDS encoding radical SAM protein, whose translation MTELESIKKIRFVLTDFCNYQCRFCHNEGTPTKNTRFLDKESIFSLTSVAKDLGIKKITLTGGEPLLHPEIVAIVDGINAIYPEAILGMTTNGMLFDKNKFATIITNLSRLRLNFQSLDEKVLKYICGNGANISKALLMIDDVRKLNPDLNICLNFVLTTYNKESLSDVIKFAIKNNLDVKLLEYMALNKDLYVEVKYAKDILESLRPIKKYKDYQDDDIYMFTGSSSRIRLCYSFCNGFRCKSCRECGEIRLAPGLTLKHCFDERIEEVDIRKELLEQNLESIKKKIISIDQIKGRLL comes from the coding sequence ATGACCGAGCTAGAATCAATTAAAAAAATACGGTTTGTCCTTACGGATTTTTGTAATTATCAATGTAGATTTTGTCATAATGAAGGAACTCCAACAAAGAACACACGGTTTTTGGATAAGGAGAGTATTTTTTCGTTAACGAGTGTGGCTAAAGATTTAGGTATTAAAAAAATTACTCTAACAGGAGGCGAACCATTACTTCACCCAGAAATTGTAGCTATTGTAGACGGTATCAATGCTATATATCCAGAAGCTATCTTAGGGATGACAACTAATGGGATGTTATTTGATAAAAATAAATTTGCTACGATTATTACTAATCTTAGTCGGTTACGTTTAAATTTTCAAAGTTTAGATGAAAAAGTTTTAAAATATATTTGTGGTAATGGCGCTAATATTAGTAAAGCGCTTTTGATGATTGATGACGTGAGGAAACTGAATCCTGATTTAAATATTTGTTTGAATTTTGTTTTAACAACTTATAACAAAGAATCACTTTCTGATGTTATAAAATTTGCAATTAAAAATAATCTAGATGTAAAATTGTTAGAGTATATGGCTCTCAATAAAGATCTTTATGTTGAAGTCAAATATGCTAAAGATATATTAGAGTCTCTTCGACCTATTAAAAAGTATAAAGACTATCAGGACGATGATATTTATATGTTTACAGGATCTTCAAGTCGGATACGTTTATGCTATTCATTTTGCAATGGTTTTAGATGTAAATCTTGTCGTGAATGTGGTGAAATTAGATTGGCACCAGGGTTAACCCTTAAGCACTGTTTTGATGAGAGAATTGAAGAGGTTGATATTAGAAAAGAGTTGCTAGAACAGAATCTGGAATCAATAAAAAAGAAGATCATTTCAATTGATCAAATTAAGGGAAGATTGCTCTGA